CTATAGATCTCGGATTCTCCGTTTTCTACTTTGGGAAGATCTCCAATCGCGTCCCTCACCGTGATTGAGCGGAAAGGTGCGCCAGATTTAGTAGTCTCCGTAGCAGCATAATATAAACCTCGAGACAATGGGATCTTAAAACCGGGATTATTAAAGACATGCATTGGCTCAGGCCATTCTGGAAGAACTTCGTTAGGTCCAGCTGCCCAAATGAAAGCTCTTTTACGAGGTTGGGATATTCCATATGCACCAGCCTCCAAGATCCCAAATCTTACCTACATGTTTCAACAGACTTGTaatattaaaaccaaaacagaaatcACGTACATGTGGAACACAAAGACCAAAGCACAAAAATAATTGCACTAGGAGATAAATATTAATTACCTGGTAACCCATTTCAAGAAGAGAAGCCAGGGTAAGCTTAAATATAGTTCCTTTGTTGAATGTCACAAAGGTCTTCACATtttcaagaagaaaatattttggcCGGAAATAATCAACGTATGACAAGAATGCTAAGATCATTTCACGCTGGACTTTACTCCATGTACTGCCGCTGAACCTGTTCATACGAGAAAATCCCTGCCAAATTTTCCAGATTAAGAAGCTTTtcacttattatatattatcagaaaaaaatatatatattgaaaagcTACACCAACAGTTTAAAAGATATACTTGGCATGGAGGGCCTCCATTGATGAAATCGACTTGACCAGGAACCGGAAGAGTACTCTTCTGGTTTTCAATAAGTTTTTTAATCTCCATTCCCTCCTCAGAGATGCAATCATCTAGATCTCCACATTTTTCCATTATAGCCCTGTAGTTAATAATCTCAAACGACTTATCCTCtcaacacaagaaaaacccTATATGGAAGTGTATATAaagtgtattttcttttttagttcGCTACTATATACCGAAGTATGACATTGCAGTTTTCAACAAAAACCAATGCATTGGGATGATTTTCCTTAAAAGCTTTCCCAGCTGGCTCTTCATACTCGATCGCCCACTTTGTCTCAGATACACCTTGTGTACATAAACCATGCATATAAATATACAAGTTGAGTTGTTCAAGcattttgaatgaaaaaaatgtatgtaAGGAGAATATAAATTACATACCAGCCTTTTCTAGTCCATGAGACATGCCACCACATCCTGCAAAAATATCTAGTGTAGCTAGACGCATCTTTTTAGGTACCACATCAGGCTTCACAAACATCTCAGAGTCAGTTTCACTCTCCACtcccttttgtttcttttctcgtTGGAGATTTTTGTCTTTAATAGTAGAGAAATTCAGCTTCATATTGGAAGGCAACTATTACATGACgattaaaagaaacaacactTCAGCTTTATTGTCGGAACCAACAATAATCATGATCTTTAAAAACTATGTATAGAATTAATATTTACCTGCTTGAGACTACCAGTAGAGGAGTCATAGAAAAGTTCACAGAAGAAAATATGGTCTGATATATACAGTTCATGGCATAGGGGCATATCATATATCTTCCTTACTTCACATTTTCCATTTATAGCCTCACGGGGGAGAACATATATGTCTTGGCTATaataaagctaaaaaaattgccaaaaaaaaaaatattataagataaaCTTGTAAACATTACCAAATATGTTACGTAAgaaatagttttatatttggttAATACGTAAGAAATAATTGTTACCTCTTGGATGTCTGATTTATATGCATTCTCTACAGAAATGTCCTCAGGCCTATAAAACCTCCTCAGTTTAACTTGAAAGGAAGGCGTACTACCTTTTTGGGACTCGTTTAAGACAAGAATCTCGAGTAATTGGCCGACTATAAAAGCCTTTAACCCAATATTTCGTCCACACTTGaaatttttccttctttcccCCTTCATCGATCCATCTTTCGTTATGTATTCGGggataacataaacaaaatcgTCTAGAGAGTACTCGATCCCATTGGAGAGAAATCCTGACTTTGAAACATCGAGTTTGGTTTTGGACCTTTCCTCTTCATCCTCCTTTATCTTACATGAACTGCAGAAACCAAGACCCATATCATTTCTTGGAAGACTAAAGAATCCTCCTCTCTCAGGTGAGTACAAGCTTTTACAGTAGTATTCAGTTGGCAAAtctttagcttttctttcttcttctcttgcctGGTCAAGCTTATCCGCAGCCATGTCCTCTTTCCTATACTGATGCCCCCATGGTCTTGATCGAATCTCGAAACAGATTGTTCTTTTTATATCCTTGAGCTGAACAGTAAGGCATTCATTAGTCAAGAACAATTCCCTCTCGTTAGCAGCTGACTCTAAAACAGTCTCGGATCCTCTTTGTAAAAGTTTCCCATGGAGAAATTTGCAGTGATCTTTCCTCTCGAACATGTACTCCACTAAACAGATCGCTGAATTTTCATCTTGATCATCAACTTCCAAGATGACAGCACCACCAATAGCCACCTGTAAACCTCCAACAAAGGCTTGTCCATAGAGAGGCTCACCAGCACAAGTTTCTCCAAGGATCTCACCTTCCCATCTTATCTCCATTTCCCCAACAATACCTCTAATTTTCTTAGGAGGATTATACATTCGAACCTCAACAGCTTCTGGTACAGAGTCATCGTCTATAACCTCTGGAGAATAAATGGAGTAAAACTCGCCCCAAATTCTACTGATAAGCCGAGTTGTTGTCACTGGCATGGCTTTCATCTTGGATGCCACATGTGCCATCTTTGCCCTTGGTTTCAGATTCTCTCTTTTTcgcaaaattttcttcttcttgacgtGCCATCTTGTGTGGTGGCTATCCTGCATTTTCCTtgtaagaacaagaacaaacgAACACCTTTGGATATCGTTTTTAGAATATTGTGTTAAAAACTGCAACAGAATTTGTCCATGGACAACCACATATCTCTCAACATCCAAGAGATCAGAAGAAATATAAGCTTTATTGTTCTCCTCTAACCCACAAAGTCGTTTTAAGACATCTGCATATGAAAGCTTAGAAGGTCTTGTTTGATTCCTGACCAAACTCAAAATGCATAGTCCAACCCTTGCTTTTTTCAGAACAGGTTCAAAGCAAGGAGCATACTGATTTGACGGTTTCCCAAGTTTATAACTGCATATATTCAAATGATACATCAGCAAGTAATTATAAGTAACATGGAAAGCGAAAACATGTAATGAACTATATAGTAATCTTACCAGGCCGTATCTGTTCGTAATGACATGGAGACCATATGTGCCCCAAACTCAATATGCCATTCCTTTACATGGCTAAGGAGAATTTGCAACCGATTAGGATCATGTGACTGCGTAGAGCTCTCTGAATCATTGGAACCAAACCCTATtatattatcttcttcatccaccACACCCGACCCAAACATGGTGCCGTTAATATCAGCACAAGGCTGCATGGGAAGAAGCTCTAGTGGTATAAATTGTGAATTAGAGTTATAAAGAGCCCAATTGTGAAGTATTTTGCAAGGTAGGTCACGTGTGTCAACCTTATAGCCAAGGTCGTCACGTTGAACCtcatctacttcttctttgGTGCTCTTTTCCTCATTGATCTTAATGTAAAAACTATTTGAAACAGAATTTGACCTGGGCTTACGTCTCCGCCGCTGCATTAATTTCCTATACTTTTCATCTTGTAGTAGTTTAGCATACTTAACGTCAACGTCGTCCTCGCCGTCAGCACTATCCACCAGTTGATCAGATGCCATGCCCTTTGTCTCATCAATCCTCATAGCAACATCAGACAAACCCTTTTGATGTATACTACTTTCACATCTCagagaaacaagaacatgatTCTCGGCAAAGCTTGTTTCATGTTTTTGGGCTGTCTCATCCAAACCAACGAGTTGGTTATATATGAATTCTCCTTGGTATCTAACAAAATCTTGGATGGCTGCACTGTTAGAAAAGATCTCGCGTCCGTTCATTGACCTAACAACCGCCGCAAGTAGCTCATCAAGGCTTGTATCCGGATTCTTGGAAAAGTTCTTAAACACAGCCACACAAGCAAAAGCTTTCTCAAAGAAATAATCATACATCTTCTTGTAGNNNNNNNNNNNNNNNNNNNNNNNNNNNNNNNNNNNNNNNNNNNNNNNTTTGACGGTTTCCCAAGTTTATAACTGCATATATTCAAATGATACATCAGCAAGTAATTATAAGTAACATGGAAAGCGAAAACATGTAATGAACTATATAGTAATCTTACCAGGCCGTATCTGTTCGTAATGACATGGAGACCATATGTGCCCCAAACTCAATATGCCATTCCTTTACATGGCTAAGGAGAATTTGCAACCGATTAGGATCATGTGACTGCGTAGAGCTCTCTGAATCATTGGAACCAAACCCTATtatattatcttcttcatccaccACACCCGACCCAAACATGGTGCCGTTAATATCAGCACAAGGCTGCATGGGAAGAAGCTCTAGTGGTATAAATTGTGAATTAGAGTTATAAAGAGCCCAATTGTGAAGTATTTTGCAAGGTAGGTCACGTGTGTCAACCTTATAGCCAAGGTCGTCACGTTGAACCtcatctacttcttctttgGTGCTCTTTTCCTCATTGATCTTAATGTAAAAACTATTTGAAACAGAATTTGACCTGGGCTTACGTCTCCGCCGCTGCATTAATTTCCTATACTTTTCATCTTGTAGTAGTTTAGCATACTTAACGTCAACGTCGTCCTCGCCGTCAGCACTATCCACCAGTTGATCAGATGCCATGCCCTTTGTCTCATCAATCCTCATAGCAACATCAGACAAACCCTTTTGATGTATACTACTTTCACATCTCagagaaacaagaacatgatTCTCGGCAAAGCTTGTTTCATGTTTTTGGGCTGTCTCATCCAAACCAACGAGTTGGTTATATATGAATTCTCCTTGGTATCTAACAAAATCTTGGATGGCTGCACTGTTAGAAAAGATCTCGCGTCCGTTCATTGACCTAACAACCGCCGCAAGTAGCTCATCAAGGCTTGTATCCGGATTCTTGGAAAAGTTCTTAAACACAGCCACACAAGCAAAAGCTTTCTCAAAGAAATAATCATACATCTTCTTGTAGTTGGTAGCAGGTTTAAGGCAATCGTAGTCTGCTAAATCGGTTGAAATCCATATCACCGGGGAACCATCTTCATAACCAGATATAGTCCAGTTCTCTACTCGGCCAAAAGATCGACACTTCACACCCCTCTCTTTATCGTTGTCCTCGTCTAAAGGTAAGATAACACCTTCAATATAAATGTCATCAAGCTCCAACATCTCCACAGGCTGAGGAACTCCATTTGAATCATGTAAAATGAATTCAGTTAACCTCCGGTTTGGACGAGGTTGATCACCATTGCTCTCTAAAGAAGTAGTTAACTTTATCGCcatgatctctttctccacAATCTGATGTTTCTTTGCTTTAACAGTTGCAGATTTCTGAGAGATACCGATCCATTTCTCCTTGAAATCTGTACATGCTGCTGCTTGCTTTGACCTCTTTGTCGTAGAGACATCATTCCATTCAacaattctcttcttttgtttcccaGCTTTTTTCTCCATTTCCAAAATCTAAGATTGAAACAAGATTAACCACATAAGTCATATCGTTAGCatgcaatttaaataaaaattttgcaTGAATCTATGTGTTATCAAAATCCCTCTAAATGAAtgatgacaacaacaaaaaacaaaaaagtttgcTACATCACCTTGATTTTAAACGATAACAACTTTCGAAAATGTTCAGTTGAAATCCTTCGAATCTAGCTTGATATGGACAAGAAATTTAGAAGAATGACacatgaaaatttattttaagtgaGAGTAGTAAAACAAGATGGAGGAGCCAATAATTATATGGTgataagtgtttttttaaaaaaataggacAAAAAAAGTCCTGAGATTTCTTTACATTTAGggatgacaaaaataaaaatcttgtgATACATTGATGAGCTGtgatttagatttttcttttttatattaattgaaattGAGCTTTTGGGGAATACCCATAAAATCCtatatttcaattaattaattaaaaaatctacatttagagaatatcaaatataaattcaaTGTTTCAACTAACTACATTTcttcacattttaatttttctgttgTTAGTGTTCTGTTTTTATTGGTCAAATGATACATATAATCTGTgtattaaatcaatatattatgtgtatttttaacaataaattttgttttgtttacttcaaGATATTTGACTggcatatattttaaaaaccagACAAGTCagatattatgttttaaaaattagccATTTGGTTTATACATTTgactataaaatagaaataggaaaagaaagattttgtttgaacattggaagaaaatatttgactgattatatagaagatttattaccctttttaaaaatgagaTACACCCACCATAAACATACATTGGATAATTttgtaacgaaaaaaaaaactattttattcacttaaaatatttttttaccctaaaaaataaaattttctctatttttttttaaaaaaatcgatATTTTAGGGCTGGCATGAATGGTGTTATACATAGTACAATGAGATTTCAAAAATCTTATGAGTTTGTACTTTAGCTTTTGGGCAATTTCCCACACAAGtctcataattttattaattaatggaaAATCGCACTATATGGCACTTAAGATTTGAAAATTAGTTATCTCTTTTCATCACTACTAAATGAGTACCCGCGCACTGTGCGGGTTATCTTTTGGCGATATGAACAGTTATATTTTCACTGTCATTAACATATCGTGCATTGAGTAGTAAAAAATGAAAGCATAAACCATGGTTAtcaatatcatatcatatgacTGAAAATTTGGAGGAGGCACCACACATGATTGAATTTTCTTATTCTCTGGCACGGTAgcagtaagaaaaaaaactataataaatttgGCCAATTTCCAAGTCTCATAATTTATTCTACCTCttaagaatcaaacacaaaatgacaagtttcttcttattctatAGTAAGATTACATTTAACAACACACATACCGGTCCTAGATacataaaacagaaatttaGAAACAACGCCAATTAAAGACAAAATCCTTAAGGTTCGCCATAGTGAGAATGAACTTGCAATCTTGAGTACAATTGAGCAGATAGAGTCATAGAAAAAAAGTTTGCAGAGAAGGAACAACACAACAATGTAAACTTAAGAgagaattttcatttttcatgtttgttatcGAATGAGAATGTATATAATCACTTACAACCTATAATTAGAAGAACTAATTAAacatatttctctatatattcacGACTCCTGCCATATAAGAATTTTTTAGCCAAGTCTCATTGGTGATTTCTTGAAAAGAGTTCTCTCTGAATATGCTTGTCCGCTTGATCGTCAAGTTCTCCTTTCTCTCTAGTTGACCTTCATCTTCCACATCTTcgttcactacaaaaaaaacagtaggATGCGAGAGATATTATAAAAGAGCAGATACTAAAGCAAGGAAAGACGAAAAGGGTCAAAGTGTGAGTTACTAtgaaaatcaagcaaaaaagacaaaagaggatCAGTCAATCAACATAAAGAAGGATGGACCTGTGCCACTCTCTCCATTGCTGATGTGGCAGAAGGATGGAGAGAGTTGGccaactttcataatatagatttggTTCCTATTGTATTAaacattatgaaaaatataatataccCCTATCTATAAAACTAATGGCATGCAAAAGAAAGTTACTGCATATGTTATAAGTAGTACTTGTCAGAATGCACTCTccttgttaattttgtttgtatcaaGATAGTAATATACTTGGGAATTACCACTAGATGACCACAAACGACTCGAAAATTAAGTCAATAAAAAGGAAACTATTTGATgagtactgtatatatatgtgaaaaagACTCAAATGAGGTGGAAGAAAAGAAGTAGCAACAGCGAGAAGAGGTGAGTAGATGATAGGAGAAGACAATTACAAAGGTgcttatgatgatgatattcCCAACAGTGGTGATGATTGGGAGGAATTGAGGTGACACTGATAGTGCTGATTTTATAGGCGGTGGTCAAAATTGAGATGGTGTCATGAAAGAATTTATGACGGTTAAAAGGTTTCATAGTGATTACattaaaatttgtttctatTGATGGATCGAACAGATCGAGCGGCAAAGTTTCGAATGACAGCGGAAATGTGCAATGAAAAATTTTCCATGGGTTTGGATGAGGTTAATCAATCGATCATGAGAGGGAAATGGGTATTATCAAATTTTTCTACGTTTGATTCCAATATGTATGGGTAACAATTTAATTAGCAATGTATACAAATATGTTAACATGTCTTAAACGTAACAATTATATTATCATGATAAATGAAtatgctaatatatatatatatatatatatatatatatatattaacggTAAAGGCTATTTCTAATGGGAGGGAGGGGATTACAACTTAACACTTTATTTGACATTGGTGCTCTACATGGTTTGTGACGTCGAGGTGCTAAGTATTAGGGTTGCAGTGAGGAGCTCATAGAGAAGGAAAAGAGGATTGAAATTGTCGGACCTAGGATAATGAACTCATTGATAGATGAAATTAAGCTGTTGGGAGACTTTTTAGAGATGAAACGGAAGTGTTATGTAGTAATTCTTGATGTTCCAATTAGAAGAGTTGGTACACACATAGGGTGTCAAACATGTCATGCTACAATCTTTTTGGAAGGAGAAGCCACATGGTTGGCTTTGAAAACCCTTTATGTTGCCGTACAATATGCCTCTATATATCTTCAAACTGCTTACAGGATCATCAGTATTTACTACTAAGTTGGAGCCTAGGATTGCTTAAATGCAAAAGTTTTGTATCTCTAAGCAGAAACATAAATTACGTACTGAGCTAAAGAAGTAGGTACGTAGATAGTTGATAAAGAAGTTTTCTAGTCGAGCAGCTCGCCATTGGCCATTGGGAATATACCAATGTTATTCATAAAAGAGGAATTTTAGCATCAAgctatatatgtattaaaatattGCGGGCTAAACAAAGTGACCATCAGAACAAACACTCATTATTATAAATTCATGCATGACCAGTgattatcaaatatatatatggtggcGTTGAGGTACCGCAAGATTACCATATATAGTGGAAAAAGACATGCAGAAGACAAACTCCCGAACACGTTATAGGCACTTTGATTTTGTGGACATGCTTTGGATCTAATGAAAGCCTCAACTCTATTCATGAAGTTCAAATGATGTCTTTGAAGAGTATTTATTAAATACTGTTTAGATAATCTTGTGAAGTACTCTTAGATGATAACTTAACCTATTCTCGAAGCCAAGAAATATCATGAAGAGAAAGTGCATTTTTTGGCAAATCTATATCGGTTTCTGGTCTCTTGCAGGATCGAAGAAAATAGTAGAACAATGATCACTGATTTCTTGCTCTATCTAGCAAGTTATTaccataaaatataaaatataaatttgtaacaGGATTTACAAATTTGGCTAAAACCACTTAACACAATTAATAGCAAAAAAATGATAGTTCGTTTAACTATGTACGTAGACAAGTGTGAAAAAGGTTACAAGATACTGAAGAAGCGGTTAACACAGActgttgtatatataataacaataagcTGAGTTTTCTAATCTTTCCAAAATTCATGATAACCATGGATAGGATCCTCTGGCACTATAAACAACTagccaaaattaaatttttttaaaatatatgtattttaaattaaaatttaaaattacagAATATACCTAAAtgcaatgtttttaaacccAGATCGGACCGGCCAATCGGACCGGTCCAACCGCGACCCGGTAAATATTCCTGTCCGGGTTACCTCTAAAAACCGGATAACTAAAAACCCGCAAAAACCCTGAAAAATCCGCTAAAAACCCGTGAATCGGTGGTTGAACCGGCGGGTCAGACCAACGGGTcagtatcaaattaaaatattttattgttatcaCACTTCAAACTCAcaccaaattaaatttaaatgttgttatttatagaaaatcacttagttattttatctaatcatttaaaactttaattttaattttttagtatttcattatgtatgttttgttcatatatttatagaaaagtagatattatatttataaaatgtaaacaacccaataaactaattgacccgTGGTTCAACCGGTCCGACCGGTTGATCCAGTGACCCGAAAGATTTCCGGTTCAccttccggtccggttttaaaaacattgcctaaatgttattattagcaatgtttttaaacctAGACCGGACCGGCCGGTCGGACCGGTCCAACCGCGACCCGGTGAACATTCCGGTCCGGGTTACCTCTAAAAACCGGATAACTAAAAACCCGCAAAAACCCGGAAAACCCCGCTAAAAACCCGTGAACCAATGGTTGAACCGGCGGGTCGGACCAACGGTcagtatcaaattaaaatattttatttttatcgcacttcaaactcaaaccaaattaaatttaaatgttgttatttatagaaaaaatcacttagttattttatctaatcatttaaaactttaattttaattgtttagtatttcattatgtatgttttgttcatatattttatagaaaagtagatattatatttataaaatgtaaacaaactaataaactaattgatCCGTGGTTCAACCTGTCCGACCGATTGACCCAATGACCGAAAGATTTCCGGTTCAccttccggtccggttttaaaaacattgattaTTACATTTGTTATCAACGGATATGAATTTGGAAACTCTGCGTTCAATTCCACATATGGCATGCAtttattctaatttttcaaTTGATAGGTTATTTCGATTACAATTATCCTAATAACTTTTATTTAagctttattttaaaaaatcaacacGGGCTCAATatcaacataagaaaaaaaaaaaaaaaaaaaaaNNNNNNNNNNNNNNNNNNNNNNNNNNNNNNNNNNNNNNNNNNNNNNNNNNNNNNNNNNNNNNNNNNNNNNNNNNNNNNNNNNNNNNNNNNNNNNNNNNNNNNNNNNNNNNNNNNNNNNNNNNNNNNNNNNNNNNNNNNNNNNNNNNNNNNNNNNNNNNNNNNNNNNNNNNNNNNNNNNNNNNNNNNNNNNNNNNNNNNNNNNNNNNNNNNNNNNNNNNNNNNNNNNNNNNNNNNNNNNNNNNNNNNNNNNNNNNNNNNNNNNNNNNNNaaagcaaaagcaaaagagagtGAGTGGTAAGGCTCCACACTCAAACTCTTCACTCTCACTCCTTTCTTTTCATTCTCTCTTACCACTTCCCAATGGCTCTCTATCTCCAAACTctctccttcctcctcctccttctcttacGTTCATCCGCTGCCATGTGGTGCGTTGCTCGGTTCGATGTTACAAGCCAGGCGCTTCAGGCGGCTTTAGACTATGCATGCGCTGCTGGAGCTGACTGCGCTCCAATCCAACCCAATGGTctctgtttcctcccaaacacCGTTCAGGCTCACGCATCTTACGCTTTCAACAGCTACTTTCAGCGTGCAGCCATGGCTCCTGGCTCATGCAACTTCGCTGGCACATCCACAATCGCCAAAACCGATCCTAGTATGTATTTCACAAAGAATTAGCTTAGTAAAAGTGACATTATAGTTTATGGTATTTCACGTtcgacagttttttttttttttttgaatttttgcaTTATTCATGTTGCATACATTTTCAGGTTTGGTTTagtaacaataaaaaatttgtgtatatgattttcttttgtgGGTTTTAACTCGCTCTGACTTGGTTTACTATTGTGGTGTAGGTTATGGATCATGCGTGTATCCAAATTCTGTGCGGTACGTAATTTTAATGCGATGTGTTTATTTTGCATATTACATACTCGTAAGCaataatagttttaaattttttcctCTAATACACATGATTTTCAACCGATTTGGAtatatttcactaaa
The sequence above is a segment of the Camelina sativa cultivar DH55 chromosome 10, Cs, whole genome shotgun sequence genome. Coding sequences within it:
- the LOC104719097 gene encoding DNA (cytosine-5)-methyltransferase 4-like is translated as MEKKAGKQKKRIVEWNDVSTTKRSKQAAACTDFKEKWIGISQKSATVKAKKHQIVEKEIMAIKLTTSLESNGDQPRPNRRLTEFILHDSNGVPQPVEMLELDDIYIEGVILPLDEDNDKERGVKCRSFGRVENWTISGYEDGSPVIWISTDLADYDCLKPATNYKKMYDYFFEKAFACVAVFKNFSKNPDTSLDELLAAVVRSMNGREIFSNSAAIQDFVRYQGEFIYNQLVGLDETAQKHETSFAENHVLVSLRCESSIHQKGLSDVAMRIDETKGMASDQLVDSADGEDDVDVKYAKLLQDEKYRKLMQRRRRKPRSNSVSNSFYIKINEEKSTKEEVDEVQRDDLGYKVDTRDLPCKILHNWALYNSNSQFIPLELLPMQPCADINGTMFGSGVVDEEDNIIGFGSNDSESSTSTQSHDPNRLQILLSHVKEWHIEFGAHMVSMSLRTDTACYKLGKPSNQYAPCFEPVLKKARVGLCILSLVRNQTRPSKLSYADVLKRLCGLEENNKAYISSDLLDVERYVVVHGQILLQFLTQYSKNDIQRCSFVLVLTRKMQDSHHTRWHVKKKKILRKRENLKPRAKMAHVASKMKAMPVTTTRLISRIWGEFYSIYSPEVIDDDSVPEAVEVRMYNPPKKIRGIVGEMEIRWEGEILGETCAGEPLYGQAFVGGLQVAIGGAVILEVDDQDENSAICLVEYMFERKDHCKFLHGKLLQRGSETVLESAANERELFLTNECLTVQLKDIKRTICFEIRSRPWGHQYRKEDMAADKLDQAREEERKAKDLPTEYYCKSLYSPERGGFFSLPRNDMGLGFCSSCKIKEDEEERSKTKLDVSKSGFLSNGIEYSLDDFVYVIPEYITKDGSMKGERRKNFKCGRNIGLKAFIVGQLLEILVLNESQKGSTPSFQVKLRRFYRPEDISVENAYKSDIQELYYSQDIYVLPREAINGKCEVRKIYDMPLCHELYISDHIFFCELFYDSSTGSLKQLPSNMKLNFSTIKDKNLQREKKQKGVESETDSEMFVKPDVVPKKMRLATLDIFAGCGGMSHGLEKAGVSETKWAIEYEEPAGKAFKENHPNALVFVENCNVILRAIMEKCGDLDDCISEEGMEIKKLIENQKSTLPVPGQVDFINGGPPCQGFSRMNRFSGSTWSKVQREMILAFLSYVDYFRPKYFLLENVKTFVTFNKGTIFKLTLASLLEMGYQVRFGILEAGAYGISQPRKRAFIWAAGPNEVLPEWPEPMHVFNNPGFKIPLSRGLYYAATETTKSGAPFRSITVRDAIGDLPKVENGESEIYRTYNGVDSVSWFQKKMRGNMVDLTDHICKGMNKLNLIRCKKIPKRPGADWRDLPDENVRLSNGVVKKLIPYGISNKADEHNGFKGLYGRLTWEGNLPTSITDPQPMGFVGMCFHPDQDRIITVRECARSQGFPDSFTFSGRIKDKHRQIGNAVPPPLAYALGRKLKEALHLKSSRQQES
- the LOC104720429 gene encoding PLASMODESMATA CALLOSE-BINDING PROTEIN 1-like, with translation MIGEDNYKGAYDDDIPNSGDDWEELRLHTQTLHSHSFLFILSYHFPMALYLQTLSFLLLLLLRSSAAMWCVARFDVTSQALQAALDYACAAGADCAPIQPNGLCFLPNTVQAHASYAFNSYFQRAAMAPGSCNFAGTSTIAKTDPSYGSCVYPNSVRNAGGSASTTPMGGTPKTTTGNSPMTTLRPPSGTTTSPFGIGGGGLNPEGTTTTNTDESGAYVIINKSIFSIALLVALLLWFI